A region of Diospyros lotus cultivar Yz01 chromosome 3, ASM1463336v1, whole genome shotgun sequence DNA encodes the following proteins:
- the LOC127797588 gene encoding heat shock protein 90-5, chloroplastic: protein MAPVLSRSLASASVASLPSYPSSFSCRNSSKVYSLKRSAFVPQNGLRQGFSSGSGLKWKLERRGRGLVVRCDAATVAEKEAPETSGERHEYQAEVSRLLDLIVHSLYSHKEVFLRELVSNASDALDKLRFLSVTEPSLLGDAGELEIRIKPDPDNGTITITDTGIGMTKEELIDCLGTIAQSGTSKFLKAIKENNDLGADNGLIGQFGVGFYSAFLVAEKVVVSTKSPRSDKQYVWEAVADSSSYVIREETDPEKLLPRGTQITLYLRPDDKYEFAEPTKIQSLVKNYSQFVSFPIYTWQEKSRTVEVEEEEEPKEGEEAKPEDEKKKKKTTKTEKYWDWELANETKPIWMRNSKEVQKDEYHEFYKKTFNEFLDPLACTHFTTEGEVEFRSVLYVPGMAPLNNEDIVNPKTKNIRLYVKRVFISDDFDGELFPRYLSFVKGVVDSDDLPLNVSREILQESRIVRIMRKRLVRKTFDMIQEISESESKEDYKKFWENFGRFLKLGCIEDTGNHKRITPLLRFFSSKSEEELISLDDYVENMGENQKAIYYLATDSLKSAKTAPFLEKLVQKDIEVLYLVEPIDEVSIQNLQTYKEKKFVDISKEDLELGDEDEVKERETKQEYNVLCDWIKQQLGDKVAKVQVSKRLSSSPCVLVSGKFGWSANMERLMKAQTLGDTSSLEFMRGRRILEINPDHPIIKDLNAACKNAPDSSDAKRAVDLLYDTALISSGFSPDSPAELGSKIYEMMAMALGGRWGRSEKDDDEEVAEAPIPDSSEESEAEVVEPSEVRAESDPWQD, encoded by the exons ATGGCGCCTGTCCTAAGCAGAAGCTTGGCCTCTGCTTCCGTGGCATCGCTTCCTTCCTATCCGTCCTCGTTTTCGTGCAGGAACAGCAGTAAAGTCTACAGCCTCAAGAGGAGTGCTTTCGTGCCACAAAATGGTCTTAGGCAAGGGTTTTCTTCTGGGTCTGGTCTGAAGTGGAAACTCGAAAGGAGAGGGAGGGGATTGGTTGTACGGTGCGATGCCGCCACCGTTGCCGAGAAAGAAGCGCCCGAGACGTCCGGCGAGCGGCACGAATACCAAGCCGAG GTTAGCCGCCTATTGGATTTAATAGTTCATAGTCTATACAGCCATAAGGAAGTGTTTCTTAGGGAGCTTGTGAG TAATGCAAGCGATGCCCTTGATAAGTTGAGGTTCTTGAGTGTGACTGAGCCTTCCTTACTTGGTGATGCCGGGGAGCTGGAGATTCGCATTAAGCCTGACCCAGATAATGGGACCATCACTATAAC GGATACTGGTATTGGGATGACAAAGGAGGAGCTCATAGACTGTCTTGGAACTATTGCTCAGAGTGGTACCTCGAAATTCTTGAAGGCTATTAAG GAAAATAATGACCTTGGAGCTGACAATGGTTTAATTGGTCAATTTGGCGTTGGATTCTATTCAGCTTTTTTGGTTGCTGAAAAG GTGGTAGTGTCTACAAAGAGTCCGAGGTCAGATAAGCAGTATGTCTGGGAGGCGGTAGCTGATAGTAGCTCATATGTGATTAGGGAAGAAACTGATCCTGAAAAGCTCCTTCCTCGTGGAACCCAAATTACACTTTATCTAAGG CCTGATGATAAATATGAATTCGCAGAGCCAACAAAGATTCAGAGTTTGGTGAAGAATTACTCACAGTTTGTTTCATTCCCTATTTACACATGGCAAGAGAAGTCTCGCACTGTTGAG gtggaagaggaggaagaaccaaaagagggagaggaggCCAAACCAGAG gatgagaagaaaaagaaaaagacaactaaAACTGAGAAATACTGGGACTGGGAGTTGGCTAATGAAACTAAACCTATATGG ATGCGGAATTCAAAGGAAGTCCAGAAGGATGAGTACCATGAATTTTACAAGAAgacatttaatgaatttttggaTCCACTTGCATGCACTCATTTCACCACAGAG gGCGAGGTGGAGTTTAGAAGTGTTCTCTATGTTCCTGGCATGGCACCTCTTAACAATGAAGACATTGTAAATCCTAAGACAAAGAACATACGTTTATATGTGAAACGTGTATTTATTTCAGATGACTTCGATGGTGAACTG TTTCCACGGTACTTGAGCTTTGTGAAGGGTGTGGTGGATTCAGATGACCTTCCTCTTAATGTGTCTCGTGAAATCCTTCAAGAAAGCCGAATA GTAAGAATAATGAGAAAGAGGCTCGTCAGGAAAACATTTGACATGATTCAAGAGATATCTGAAAGTGAAAGTAAAGAG GATTACAAAAAATTCTGGGAGAACTTTGGCAGGTTTCTAAAGTTGGGATGCATTGAAGATACTGGGAACCACAAACGCATAACACCACTGCTAAGATTCTTTTCATCCAAAAGCGAGGAGGAATTAATCAGCCTGGATGATTATGTTGAAAATATGGGTGAAAACCAAAAAGCTATCTACTATTTGGCAACAGACAGCTTGAAAAGTGCCAAGACTGCTCCTTTCTTGGAGAAGCTGGTCCAGAAGGATATTGAG GTTTTGTATCTTGTTGAGCCAATTGATGAAGTTTCCATCCAGAATCTGCAAACctataaagaaaagaaatttgttGATATTAGCAAGGAAGACTTGGAACTTG GTGATGAGGATGAAGTTAAAGAAAGGGAGACTAAACAAGAGTACAATGTTCTTTGTGATTGGATAAAGCAGCAGCTAGGTGATAAGGTGGCAAAGGTCCAAGTCTCAAAGCGCCTTAGCTCATCCCCCTGTGTACTTGTTTCTGGCAAGTTTGGATGGTCTGCTAATATGGAAAG GTTAATGAAAGCACAGACCTTAGGAGACACTTCAAGTTTGGAGTTTATGAGAGGGAGGAGAATTTTAGAGATTAATCCTGATCATCCCATCATTAAAGACTTGAAT GCTGCATGCAAAAATGCACCAGACAGTAGTGATGCTAAAAGAGCCGTAGACCTCTTATACGACACAGCATTGATCTCAAGTGGATTCTCG CCTGATAGTCCAGCTGAACTGGGTAGCAAGATATATGAGATGATGGCAATGGCCCTCGGAGGAAGGTGGGGAAGATCAGAGAAGGATGACGATGAGGAGGTGGCTGAGGCGCCGATACCTGACAGCTCTGAAGAGTCTGAGGCAGAAGTCGTTGAGCCGTCAGAAGTGCGAGCAGAGAGTGATCCTTGGCAGGATTGA